One genomic window of Sphingomonas sp. C3-2 includes the following:
- the dnaA gene encoding chromosomal replication initiator protein DnaA, with amino-acid sequence MAEPEMQGGESDGVANALVDAWSAVRAGLRRDCGARTFDHWLKPIMLGRYRAEDRTVEMVLPSPFMARWVESHFAERLALAWRTHAPEVRAVEIVAADSDSPAVYSAEMEARSDADADIAPAIEDSVAATEASTLDPRFTFENFVIGESNALACRAARTLSEGDVTFNPLFIHGGTGQGKTHLMHAIGHAFKARHPKANVVYMSAEKFMVEFVSAMRARDTLGFKTRLRSADLLMIDDVQFIAGKGSTQEEFLHTVNEIMASGRRLVIGADRSPQALDGVEGRILSRLAMGLVADIKPADHALRLEILQRRVAASSAEIPEDVVQFLAQKITTNIRELEGALNRVIAYSMLNARAIELPFVQEVLAEVLQASQRRVTIDDIQRRVCTHFDVRHNDLLSARRSRAIARPRQIAMYLAKRLTPRSLPEIGRKFGGRDHTTVIHAVRQIEKLRAADTEIDNDVRTLLRMLEG; translated from the coding sequence ATGGCGGAACCCGAAATGCAAGGCGGTGAGAGCGACGGCGTGGCGAACGCGCTGGTTGACGCCTGGTCCGCCGTGCGCGCCGGGCTTCGGCGGGATTGCGGCGCCCGTACCTTCGACCACTGGCTGAAGCCGATCATGCTCGGCCGCTACCGCGCCGAAGACCGCACCGTGGAAATGGTGCTGCCGTCGCCGTTCATGGCGCGCTGGGTCGAATCGCACTTTGCCGAGCGCCTGGCGCTTGCGTGGCGCACGCACGCGCCCGAAGTGCGCGCCGTCGAGATCGTTGCCGCCGATTCGGATTCGCCCGCCGTCTATTCGGCCGAGATGGAAGCGCGGTCGGATGCCGACGCCGACATTGCGCCCGCGATCGAGGACAGCGTTGCAGCGACCGAGGCGAGCACGCTCGACCCGCGCTTCACCTTCGAGAATTTCGTCATCGGCGAATCCAACGCGCTCGCATGCCGGGCCGCGCGGACGCTTTCGGAAGGCGATGTCACCTTCAACCCGCTGTTCATCCATGGCGGCACCGGGCAGGGCAAGACCCACCTGATGCATGCGATTGGCCATGCCTTCAAGGCGCGCCACCCCAAGGCCAATGTCGTCTATATGTCGGCCGAGAAGTTCATGGTCGAGTTCGTCTCCGCCATGCGCGCGCGCGACACGCTGGGCTTCAAGACGCGTCTGCGCTCGGCTGACCTGCTGATGATCGACGACGTGCAGTTCATTGCCGGCAAGGGATCGACGCAGGAGGAATTCCTCCACACCGTGAACGAGATCATGGCCAGCGGCCGTCGCCTCGTCATTGGTGCGGATCGCAGCCCACAGGCGCTGGACGGCGTCGAGGGGCGTATCCTGTCGCGTCTGGCGATGGGCCTGGTGGCCGATATCAAGCCCGCCGACCATGCGCTGCGCCTTGAGATCCTGCAGCGCCGCGTGGCGGCGTCGAGCGCCGAGATCCCCGAGGATGTCGTCCAGTTCCTTGCGCAGAAGATCACCACCAATATCCGCGAGCTGGAAGGCGCGCTGAACCGCGTCATCGCCTATTCGATGCTCAACGCGCGCGCGATCGAGCTGCCCTTCGTCCAGGAAGTGCTGGCCGAGGTGTTGCAGGCCAGCCAGCGGCGCGTGACGATCGACGATATCCAGCGCCGCGTCTGCACCCATTTCGACGTGCGCCACAACGACCTGCTGTCGGCGCGCCGTTCGCGGGCAATTGCGCGTCCGCGCCAGATTGCCATGTACCTTGCCAAGCGGCTCACGCCGCGCTCGCTGCCCGAAATCGGCCGCAAGTTTGGCGGGCGCGACCACACCACCGTCATTCACGCCGTCCGCCAGATCGAGAAGCTGCGCGCAGCCGATACCGAGATCGACAATGACGTGCGCACATTGCTCCGGATGCTCGAAGGCTGA
- the mutM gene encoding bifunctional DNA-formamidopyrimidine glycosylase/DNA-(apurinic or apyrimidinic site) lyase — translation MPELPEVETTVRGLATVLQDEQLVRVEPRRADLRRPIPVDLRQRLTGARVIGLSRRAKYGLIDTDRGDTLVFHLGMSGRWRIDPEDIGTHDHLVIETASGRMLALNDPRRFGSLDLMETAAVAQFAPFAAMGPEPLGAAFGGAHLHRAFAGRQAPVKAMLLDQKIVAGLGNIYVCEALHMAGISPTRAAGTISRKRLDSLVVAIREVLDAAIAAGGSTLRDYARPDGELGYFFKQWRVYGREGENCPGCGGPVLRRVDSGRSTFYCRKCQR, via the coding sequence ATGCCCGAGTTACCCGAAGTCGAAACCACCGTGCGCGGCCTGGCCACGGTTCTGCAGGACGAGCAGCTGGTGCGCGTGGAGCCACGCCGCGCCGATCTGAGGCGCCCGATCCCCGTCGACCTGCGCCAGCGGCTGACCGGCGCGCGCGTGATCGGGCTGTCGAGACGCGCTAAATATGGACTGATCGACACCGACCGGGGGGACACGCTGGTGTTTCACCTTGGCATGTCCGGCCGCTGGCGGATCGACCCCGAGGATATCGGCACGCATGACCATCTGGTGATCGAGACGGCGAGTGGACGGATGCTCGCGCTCAACGACCCGCGGCGATTCGGATCGCTCGACCTGATGGAGACCGCGGCGGTGGCGCAGTTCGCGCCCTTTGCCGCGATGGGCCCTGAGCCGCTGGGCGCGGCGTTTGGCGGCGCGCATCTCCACCGCGCCTTTGCAGGGCGGCAGGCGCCGGTAAAGGCGATGCTGCTCGATCAGAAGATCGTCGCGGGGCTCGGCAATATCTATGTGTGCGAGGCGCTGCACATGGCGGGGATTTCGCCGACGCGGGCGGCCGGAACGATCAGCCGCAAGCGACTCGATTCGCTTGTGGTAGCGATCCGCGAGGTGCTGGACGCGGCGATCGCGGCGGGGGGATCGACGCTCAGAGACTATGCCCGGCCCGATGGTGAGCTGGGCTATTTTTTCAAACAATGGCGCGTTTACGGGCGCGAGGGCGAAAATTGCCCCGGTTGCGGCGGCCCGGTGCTGCGCAGGGTCGACTCCGGCCGATCGACCTTTTATTGCAGGAAGTGCCAGCGTTAA
- the ubiB gene encoding 2-polyprenylphenol 6-hydroxylase — protein MTQPIVHTWRLLKWGRTLARHGALKGIEHDPLTPPRVRRLVKLARFGARVPEHPQYSEAFQALGPAAIKLGQSLATRPDLVGEVAVQDLLRLQDALPPAPFEQIRASIEESLGKPLEEVFTSIEETPVGAASIAQVHKAVTTDGRTVAVKVLRPGVEEDFAAAIETYEWAAAQAEAIGGELKRLRPRLVIETFRQWTMRELDLRREAASASELAEAMEAEPGYHIPEIDWQRTARRVMTLEWLEGIKLSRRDDLIAAGHDPKELAARLVRAFLRQAISEGFFHADLHQGNLFVLPNGDIAAIDFGIMGRINRQARVWLAEILYGLLTGNYRRVAEIHFEAGYVPSHHSVDEFTTALRAVGEPIRGLSVKDVSIGQMLDGLFGITRDFDMQTQPHLLLLQKTMVMVEGVAHSLDPDINMWETSGPFVQDWMRTELGPESAIADRLIRDFRTLRDLPDLVRRISAHFPAPGAAPPAPPLKEIQVVRIGGGWRYAAIAAASALAGAAAMFVLG, from the coding sequence TTGACCCAACCGATCGTACACACTTGGCGGCTGCTCAAATGGGGCCGCACGCTCGCTCGCCACGGCGCGCTCAAGGGGATCGAGCATGATCCGCTAACCCCGCCGCGCGTCCGCCGGCTGGTCAAGCTCGCCCGCTTTGGCGCGCGCGTGCCCGAGCATCCGCAATATTCCGAAGCCTTCCAGGCGCTCGGCCCCGCCGCGATCAAGCTCGGCCAGTCGCTCGCCACCCGCCCCGATCTCGTTGGCGAGGTCGCGGTGCAGGATCTGCTCAGGCTGCAGGACGCGCTTCCCCCCGCCCCGTTCGAACAGATCCGGGCGAGCATCGAGGAATCGCTCGGCAAGCCGCTCGAAGAGGTTTTCACCTCGATCGAGGAAACCCCCGTGGGCGCCGCCTCGATCGCGCAGGTCCACAAGGCCGTCACCACCGATGGCCGTACCGTCGCGGTCAAGGTGCTGCGCCCGGGCGTCGAGGAAGACTTCGCCGCCGCGATCGAGACCTATGAATGGGCCGCCGCCCAGGCAGAGGCGATCGGCGGCGAGCTGAAGCGGCTGCGCCCCCGGCTCGTCATCGAAACCTTCCGCCAATGGACGATGCGCGAGCTCGATCTGCGGCGCGAGGCGGCCTCCGCCTCCGAACTCGCCGAGGCGATGGAGGCCGAGCCCGGCTATCATATTCCCGAGATCGACTGGCAGCGCACCGCGCGCCGGGTGATGACGCTCGAATGGCTCGAAGGCATCAAGCTGTCGCGCCGCGACGATCTGATCGCCGCAGGCCATGATCCCAAGGAACTGGCCGCGCGCCTCGTCCGCGCCTTTCTGCGGCAGGCGATCTCCGAGGGTTTTTTCCACGCCGATCTGCATCAGGGCAATCTCTTCGTCCTGCCCAATGGCGATATCGCCGCGATCGATTTCGGCATCATGGGCCGGATCAACCGCCAGGCGCGCGTCTGGCTGGCCGAGATCCTCTATGGCCTCCTCACCGGCAATTATCGCCGCGTGGCCGAGATCCATTTCGAGGCGGGCTATGTCCCCTCGCACCACAGCGTCGATGAATTCACCACCGCGCTGCGCGCCGTGGGCGAACCCATTCGCGGCCTGTCGGTAAAGGACGTCTCGATCGGCCAGATGCTCGACGGGCTGTTCGGCATCACCCGCGATTTCGACATGCAGACCCAGCCGCACCTGCTGCTCCTGCAAAAGACGATGGTGATGGTCGAGGGCGTCGCGCATTCGCTCGATCCCGATATCAATATGTGGGAAACTTCCGGTCCCTTCGTTCAGGACTGGATGCGCACCGAGCTTGGCCCGGAATCGGCGATTGCAGACCGGCTGATCCGCGATTTCCGTACGCTGCGCGATCTGCCCGATCTCGTTCGCCGCATCTCCGCGCATTTCCCGGCGCCGGGCGCAGCCCCGCCCGCGCCGCCGCTCAAGGAAATTCAGGTGGTCCGCATCGGCGGGGGCTGGCGTTATGCGGCAATTGCCGCCGCGTCCGCGCTGGCGGGGGCCGCGGCCATGTTCGTCCTGGGGTAA
- the coaBC gene encoding bifunctional phosphopantothenoylcysteine decarboxylase/phosphopantothenate--cysteine ligase CoaBC — protein MSGKRILLIVGGGIAAYKACELIRLIRKAGMAVRCVLTDGGSQFITPMTLAALSEQPVHTSLWDLKNEAEMGHIRLSREADLVVVCPATADLMAKMANGISDSLATTLLLATDKPVMAVPAMNVRMWQHAATQRNVQRLRDDGVIVLDPDQGAMACGEYGPGRLPEPEAIMRAILAQFDGGHAAAAPRADLPLAGRHVLVTAGPTHEPIDPVRYIANRSSGKQGYAIAGALAMLGARVTLVSGPVTLSTPVGVTRVDVESAREMAAAVDAALPADAAVMVAAVADWRTDSAAATKIKKTGDGVPPTLSLAENPDILATLCRSDKRPGLVIGFAAETNDVIAHAEAKRLRKGPDWIIANDVSGDVMGGDRNSVHIVTAAGVESWDDQPKDVVAMKIAERIAAALAS, from the coding sequence ATGTCCGGCAAGCGCATTCTTCTGATCGTGGGCGGCGGGATCGCGGCCTATAAGGCGTGCGAACTCATTCGCCTCATCCGCAAGGCGGGGATGGCGGTACGCTGCGTCCTCACCGATGGCGGCTCGCAGTTCATCACGCCGATGACGCTCGCCGCGCTTTCCGAGCAGCCGGTGCACACCAGCCTCTGGGATCTGAAGAACGAAGCCGAAATGGGGCATATCCGCCTCAGCCGCGAGGCTGATCTGGTCGTGGTCTGCCCGGCCACCGCCGATCTCATGGCCAAGATGGCGAACGGCATTTCGGATAGCCTGGCCACCACGCTGCTGCTCGCCACCGACAAGCCGGTGATGGCCGTCCCCGCGATGAACGTGCGCATGTGGCAGCACGCCGCCACCCAGCGCAACGTCCAGCGCCTGCGCGATGACGGGGTGATCGTTCTCGATCCCGATCAGGGCGCCATGGCCTGCGGCGAATATGGCCCCGGCCGCCTGCCCGAACCCGAAGCGATCATGCGCGCCATCCTCGCGCAGTTCGACGGCGGCCATGCCGCTGCCGCCCCGCGCGCCGATCTCCCGCTTGCCGGGCGTCATGTCCTCGTCACCGCCGGGCCGACGCACGAACCGATCGATCCGGTGCGCTACATCGCCAACCGCTCCTCGGGCAAACAGGGCTATGCGATTGCCGGCGCGCTCGCCATGCTCGGCGCACGCGTCACGCTCGTCTCGGGGCCGGTCACGCTCTCCACCCCGGTCGGGGTCACCCGCGTCGATGTCGAAAGCGCGCGTGAAATGGCGGCTGCGGTCGATGCCGCCCTTCCCGCCGACGCCGCGGTCATGGTCGCCGCCGTCGCCGATTGGCGCACCGACAGCGCCGCCGCCACCAAGATCAAGAAAACCGGGGACGGCGTTCCGCCCACCCTCAGCCTTGCCGAGAACCCTGATATTCTCGCCACGCTCTGCCGGTCGGACAAGCGCCCCGGCCTCGTCATCGGCTTTGCCGCCGAAACCAACGACGTGATCGCCCATGCCGAGGCGAAGCGCCTGCGCAAGGGCCCCGACTGGATCATCGCCAACGATGTGTCGGGCGATGTCATGGGCGGTGATCGCAACAGCGTCCATATCGTCACCGCAGCGGGTGTCGAAAGCTGGGACGATCAGCCCAAGGACGTCGTCGCGATGAAGATCGCCGAACGGATCGCCGCCGCGCTCGCATCCTGA
- the dut gene encoding dUTP diphosphatase: MTISISMKRLPHGEGLPLPSYATEHAAGLDVVSAEDVTLAPGQRHPVETGFAIAIPDGYEVQVRPRSGLALKHGITLPNSPGTIDADYRGELKVLLVNLGNETFEIRRGDRIAQLIPAKVQRAVFAEVEELGDTVRGDRGFGSTGVAAL; this comes from the coding sequence ATGACCATCTCCATTTCCATGAAGCGCCTCCCCCATGGTGAGGGGCTGCCGCTTCCCAGCTACGCCACCGAACATGCCGCCGGCCTCGATGTCGTCTCGGCCGAAGACGTCACGCTCGCCCCCGGCCAGCGCCACCCGGTCGAAACCGGCTTCGCCATCGCGATTCCCGATGGCTATGAAGTGCAGGTCCGCCCCCGTTCGGGCCTCGCGCTCAAGCACGGCATCACGCTGCCCAATTCGCCCGGCACGATCGACGCCGATTATCGCGGCGAACTCAAGGTGCTGCTCGTCAATCTCGGCAACGAAACCTTCGAGATCCGGCGCGGCGATCGCATCGCCCAGCTCATCCCCGCCAAGGTCCAGCGCGCAGTGTTCGCCGAGGTCGAGGAACTGGGTGACACCGTTCGCGGCGATCGCGGCTTCGGCTCCACCGGCGTCGCAGCGCTCTAA
- a CDS encoding class I SAM-dependent methyltransferase, whose protein sequence is MSETVSFGYEDIDANEKTGRVRQVFSSVARNYDVMNDAMSGGMHRLWKDRFVRRVKPRPGEMILDMAGGTGDIAFRMHRHGAQITVSDINPEMLGVGMERAAKRGLEGLVWSEQNAETLSFDGNRFDAYTIAFGIRNVTHIQQALGEAHRVLKRGGRFFCLEFSTTLWPGFSDVYDAYSHKLVPKLGKLLAKDEESYRYLIESIRRFPDMPTFEGMIKKAGFVQTKVEPLLGGLVAIHSGWKI, encoded by the coding sequence ATGAGCGAGACCGTATCCTTCGGCTATGAAGACATCGATGCGAACGAGAAGACCGGCCGGGTCCGGCAGGTATTCTCGAGCGTGGCCCGCAATTATGACGTGATGAACGATGCCATGTCGGGGGGCATGCACCGGCTGTGGAAGGATCGTTTCGTCCGCCGTGTAAAGCCCCGGCCCGGCGAGATGATTCTCGACATGGCGGGCGGCACCGGCGACATCGCGTTCCGCATGCACCGTCACGGCGCGCAGATCACGGTGTCCGACATCAATCCCGAAATGCTCGGCGTCGGCATGGAACGCGCGGCCAAGCGCGGGCTTGAGGGCCTGGTCTGGTCCGAACAAAATGCCGAAACGCTCAGCTTCGATGGCAATCGCTTCGATGCGTACACGATCGCCTTCGGCATCCGGAACGTCACCCATATCCAGCAGGCGCTGGGCGAGGCGCACCGTGTGCTGAAGCGCGGCGGCCGCTTCTTCTGCCTCGAATTTTCGACGACGCTCTGGCCCGGCTTTTCGGACGTCTACGACGCCTATTCGCACAAGCTCGTCCCCAAGCTCGGCAAGCTCCTCGCCAAGGATGAGGAAAGCTATCGTTATCTGATCGAATCGATCCGCCGCTTTCCCGACATGCCCACCTTCGAGGGGATGATCAAAAAGGCCGGTTTCGTGCAAACCAAGGTCGAGCCGCTTCTGGGCGGGCTCGTCGCCATTCATAGCGGCTGGAAGATTTGA
- a CDS encoding HesA/MoeB/ThiF family protein → MTLSDDQLDRYARHIILKEIGGRGQMKLLGAHVAVIGAGGIGSPAIQYLAAAGIGQLTVIDDDVVALSNLQRQTIFATADIGRPKANVAAEAVARLTPDTQVTATARRIDAENAPELLAGVDVVLDGCDNFGTRLAVADACLALRIPLVSAAVGQFEGQLATYRGWEADKPCYRCFVGNDPDRPDISCADQGVLGALTGVMGSLAALEVVRAVTGLGEDSAGKLLLADLLRLSFRTLKLPKDPGCPACGAA, encoded by the coding sequence ATGACGCTCAGCGACGATCAGCTTGATCGCTATGCCCGCCATATCATCCTGAAAGAGATTGGCGGGCGGGGCCAGATGAAGCTGCTCGGCGCGCATGTCGCGGTCATCGGTGCGGGCGGGATCGGCTCGCCCGCGATCCAGTATCTCGCCGCCGCCGGCATCGGGCAGTTGACGGTAATCGACGACGATGTCGTCGCGCTGTCCAACCTTCAGCGGCAGACGATCTTTGCCACCGCCGATATCGGCCGCCCGAAAGCAAATGTCGCGGCGGAGGCGGTCGCCCGCCTCACGCCCGATACGCAGGTAACGGCCACCGCGCGGCGGATTGATGCCGAAAACGCGCCCGAACTGCTCGCGGGCGTCGATGTCGTGCTCGACGGCTGCGACAATTTCGGCACGCGCCTCGCGGTTGCCGACGCCTGTCTTGCACTGCGCATCCCGCTCGTCTCCGCCGCGGTCGGCCAGTTCGAGGGCCAGCTCGCCACCTATCGCGGCTGGGAAGCGGACAAGCCCTGCTATCGTTGTTTTGTTGGAAACGATCCCGACCGCCCCGATATCAGCTGCGCCGATCAGGGCGTGCTCGGCGCGCTCACCGGCGTCATGGGCAGCCTCGCCGCGCTTGAGGTCGTCCGCGCCGTCACCGGTCTGGGGGAGGACAGCGCGGGCAAGCTCCTTCTCGCCGATCTCCTCCGCCTTTCCTTCCGCACGCTAAAGCTGCCCAAGGATCCCGGCTGCCCCGCCTGCGGGGCCGCCTGA
- the rpsT gene encoding 30S ribosomal protein S20, translated as MANTPQAKKRIRRNTRRAEINGNRVGRIRTFVKKVESALASGNKDEAVTALAGVQPELARGVAKGVLHKNTAARKFSRLTKRVAALG; from the coding sequence ATGGCGAATACGCCGCAGGCAAAGAAGCGCATCCGGCGGAACACCCGTCGCGCCGAAATTAACGGCAACCGCGTCGGCCGCATCCGCACCTTCGTGAAGAAGGTCGAGAGCGCGCTGGCATCGGGCAACAAGGACGAGGCAGTCACGGCTCTGGCCGGCGTGCAGCCCGAACTGGCCCGTGGCGTTGCCAAGGGTGTGCTTCACAAGAACACTGCGGCGCGCAAGTTCTCGCGCCTCACGAAGCGGGTTGCAGCCCTCGGCTGA
- the topA gene encoding type I DNA topoisomerase — protein sequence MQLVIVESPAKAKTIEKYLGSDFRVLASYGHIRDLPPKDGSVDPDQGFAMEWENYADKGKQLKAIADEAKKADRLILATDPDREGEAISWHVQEVLRAKKVLPKDVERVTFNAITKAAVTDAMKAPRALDEDLIDAYRARRALDYLVGFTLSPVLWRKLPGAKSAGRVQSVALRLVVDREREIEAFKPQEYWSVYADMEQDGQGFLARLVKLNGEKVEKLSLGNQGDAEKAKAAVEAGRFSVASVETKPLSRNPPAPFTTSTLQQEAARKLGFSASHTMRVAQNLYEDGAITYMRTDGVQMDGSAISAARKAIADRYDGGYVPDKPRQYQTKAKNAQEAHEAIRPTDFSKDRVGSGDHARLYDLIWKRALASQMASARLERTVVELTDGTGQTALRATGQVVLFPGFLALYEEGRDDQEDEDSRRLPRMNEGDAPAKKAVHAEQHFTQPPPRFSEASLVKRMEELGIGRPSTYASILQTLKDRAYVRIEKNRFFAEESGRLVTAFLERFFERYVSYDFTAGLEDELDEISGGRAQWQAVLEAFWRDFKPKTAQVMEQKPSDITAELDQFLEPYLFPDKGDGSDPRMCPACGEGRLALRGGRFGAFVACSNYPECKFTRRFAQPGGGEAGEDTGPVELGEDPVTGEKVTQRSGRFGPYVQMGDGKDAKRSSIPKDVPREDFNLDWALKLLSLPRTIGDHPESGKPITASIGRFGPYLAHDGKYARLQSTMDVFETGMNAAVVKLAEAAAGGGRGARGSREPLKVFGKHPQTEGEIKLMEGRFGPYVTDGTTNATLPKTMDKDALTLEQAVQLIDDKAAKGPAKGKKKAPAKKAPAKKAPAKKAAAKKADGEAEGEKPAAKKPAAKKPAAKKAPAKKKAADAEG from the coding sequence ATGCAGCTTGTCATCGTCGAATCGCCCGCCAAGGCGAAGACCATCGAAAAATATCTTGGTAGCGATTTTCGCGTTCTCGCGTCTTACGGCCATATCCGCGACCTGCCGCCCAAGGACGGGTCGGTGGACCCCGACCAGGGCTTTGCCATGGAGTGGGAAAATTATGCCGACAAGGGCAAGCAACTGAAAGCCATCGCCGATGAGGCGAAGAAGGCCGACCGACTGATCCTCGCGACTGACCCTGATCGCGAAGGTGAGGCGATTTCGTGGCACGTGCAGGAGGTGCTGCGCGCCAAGAAGGTGCTGCCCAAGGATGTGGAGCGCGTGACCTTCAACGCGATCACCAAGGCGGCGGTTACCGATGCGATGAAGGCGCCGCGCGCGCTGGACGAGGATCTGATCGATGCGTACCGCGCGCGCCGCGCGCTCGACTATCTTGTCGGCTTCACGCTGTCCCCCGTGCTGTGGCGCAAGCTGCCCGGCGCGAAATCGGCCGGGCGAGTCCAGTCGGTGGCGCTGCGCCTTGTCGTTGACCGCGAGCGCGAGATCGAGGCGTTCAAGCCGCAGGAATATTGGTCGGTCTATGCCGATATGGAGCAGGACGGGCAGGGGTTCCTGGCGCGCCTCGTCAAGCTGAACGGCGAGAAGGTCGAGAAGCTGTCGCTGGGCAATCAGGGCGATGCCGAAAAGGCCAAGGCCGCGGTCGAGGCCGGGCGCTTCAGCGTCGCTTCGGTCGAGACCAAGCCGCTCAGCCGCAATCCGCCCGCGCCGTTCACGACCTCTACCCTGCAGCAGGAAGCCGCGCGCAAGCTCGGTTTTTCGGCGAGCCATACGATGCGGGTGGCCCAGAACCTCTATGAGGACGGGGCGATCACCTATATGCGTACCGACGGCGTGCAGATGGACGGCAGCGCCATTTCCGCCGCGCGCAAGGCCATCGCCGACCGTTATGACGGCGGCTATGTACCCGACAAGCCGCGCCAGTATCAGACCAAGGCGAAGAACGCGCAGGAAGCGCACGAAGCGATCCGCCCGACCGATTTTTCGAAGGACCGGGTGGGAAGCGGCGATCATGCGCGGTTGTATGACCTGATCTGGAAGCGCGCGCTGGCGAGCCAGATGGCATCCGCCCGGCTGGAGCGCACCGTCGTCGAGCTGACCGATGGCACCGGCCAGACCGCGCTGCGCGCGACGGGGCAGGTGGTGCTCTTCCCCGGTTTCCTCGCGCTCTATGAGGAAGGCCGCGACGACCAGGAAGACGAGGACAGCCGCCGCCTGCCGCGCATGAACGAGGGCGATGCGCCGGCCAAGAAGGCAGTTCATGCCGAGCAGCATTTCACCCAGCCGCCGCCGCGCTTTTCGGAAGCGAGCCTAGTCAAGCGGATGGAGGAACTGGGGATCGGTCGTCCGTCGACCTATGCCTCGATCCTGCAGACGCTGAAGGACCGCGCCTATGTGCGCATCGAGAAGAACCGTTTCTTCGCCGAGGAGAGCGGGCGGCTGGTGACGGCGTTCCTCGAACGCTTTTTCGAACGCTATGTCTCGTATGACTTCACCGCCGGGCTCGAGGACGAGCTGGACGAGATTTCGGGCGGGCGGGCGCAGTGGCAGGCGGTGCTCGAAGCGTTCTGGCGCGACTTCAAGCCCAAGACCGCGCAGGTGATGGAGCAGAAGCCGTCGGACATTACCGCCGAGCTCGACCAGTTCCTTGAGCCCTATCTGTTCCCCGACAAGGGCGATGGCAGCGATCCGCGCATGTGCCCGGCGTGCGGCGAAGGCCGGCTGGCGCTGCGCGGCGGGCGGTTCGGTGCGTTCGTCGCCTGTTCGAACTATCCCGAGTGCAAGTTCACGCGGCGCTTTGCCCAGCCGGGCGGCGGCGAGGCGGGCGAGGATACCGGCCCGGTTGAACTGGGCGAGGATCCGGTGACGGGCGAGAAGGTGACCCAGCGTTCGGGCCGCTTTGGACCCTATGTCCAGATGGGCGACGGCAAGGACGCCAAGCGTTCGTCGATCCCCAAGGACGTGCCGCGCGAGGATTTTAACCTCGACTGGGCGCTCAAGCTCTTGTCGCTGCCGCGCACGATCGGCGACCATCCCGAAAGCGGCAAGCCGATCACGGCGTCGATCGGGCGGTTCGGCCCCTATCTGGCGCATGACGGCAAATATGCGCGGCTGCAATCGACCATGGACGTGTTCGAGACCGGCATGAACGCCGCCGTCGTCAAGCTGGCCGAGGCGGCCGCCGGCGGCGGGCGCGGGGCACGCGGATCGCGCGAGCCCTTGAAGGTGTTCGGCAAGCACCCGCAGACCGAGGGCGAGATCAAGCTGATGGAAGGGCGCTTTGGCCCCTATGTCACCGACGGCACGACCAACGCGACGCTGCCCAAGACGATGGACAAGGATGCGCTGACGCTCGAACAGGCGGTGCAGCTGATCGACGACAAGGCGGCGAAGGGCCCGGCCAAGGGCAAGAAAAAGGCACCCGCCAAGAAAGCGCCCGCGAAAAAGGCGCCGGCCAAGAAAGCTGCGGCCAAAAAGGCGGATGGCGAGGCCGAGGGCGAGAAGCCCGCGGCGAAAAAGCCTGCAGCCAAGAAACCTGCGGCCAAGAAGGCCCCTGCCAAGAAAAAGGCAGCCGACGCCGAAGGCTGA
- a CDS encoding DsrE family protein, with product MRGLTLLIATADADRFHAALSVGLASAATGARTRVYLHGDAVALAAPPHHAPGDARYATAGLPTLAQLLDEARALDMQLIFCQSGLALAGLEADALAPDFEAGGLVGLMAGLGEDRLLAF from the coding sequence ATGCGCGGCCTCACCCTCCTCATCGCCACCGCCGATGCCGATCGCTTCCACGCCGCGCTTTCGGTCGGGCTGGCCAGCGCCGCCACCGGCGCGCGCACGCGGGTCTATCTCCACGGCGATGCCGTTGCGCTCGCCGCCCCGCCGCACCACGCACCTGGCGATGCCCGCTACGCCACCGCCGGCCTTCCCACGCTCGCCCAGCTTCTGGACGAAGCCCGCGCGCTCGATATGCAACTGATCTTTTGCCAATCGGGCCTTGCGCTCGCCGGGCTCGAAGCCGATGCGCTCGCCCCCGATTTCGAGGCGGGCGGGCTTGTCGGCCTCATGGCCGGGCTCGGCGAGGATCGCCTGCTCGCCTTCTGA